ACCCGTCGTGCGGGCAACAAAATTCAGATTGGGATTTAGTCCGAGTCGTATTTGTCCgtgtcgtcgtcatcatcaagGTCCGTCCGGTGGTCTTGGTGGTGATCGAGCTGTTGCAGCAGCTCTCTCTGGTAGCGTTGCCAGCTCCTGCGACATGAAGAGCCCTCGTCCCCCTCCTCGTTGTCGTCCTCATCCCAGTCGTCTGGAACACAGCAGATTTTTTTCGCTTTAAGTATCAGTGACTCTCGGCGAGGTAACAAAAGGAGAAGACGTACGTCCGTAGCGTTCCTCTCGGTCGCCGTCATCGCTCTCGTCTTCGGGGTAGTCGTTCCTCCAGTTGCCTTCCTCGTTCTCGTCATCCTCGTCGTCGTACGCCTCCTCCTCGCGAGCCTCTTCCTCAGGAACCTGAAGACAGTAAATTCAGTACTCTGGACTTCAGGACATGTTTGTGACGTTCTTTCATACACACGCATACCAGTTGCGCGTGGTCTGCGTAGGCCCTAACAGACAGGATGTCGTGGATCCATCCCGGCGTTTCCTGGTAGTAGAGGTCGTACACGTAGTCTGCGTCGACGTCCTCCACATTGCCGTCGCCGTGTGGGCGGCGTCGCCGCTGCTCGTTGATGCAGAGGTGCTCTCGCAGCATCTTTGTGTTGTTGCACAAGATCACGTCGGGATCTGACTGCTGCGtcaaaaaacacattgaacATTTTACGGTCTTTATTCATGCACTTGCatactattaaaaataaaataaaaataatttaacatgTAGTGGTTTTCTATAATATTTTGATACTCTtaacatttgtgtatttttttcctggtatTTTTCCTAATGTTTATTcataattcccccccccctactatttcaattttttttgttatttttgcatttacgCCTAATATTGTTGTACCcaccatatttattttaatatttcagaattttgtttaatatttctacatttatcgtcttatatttagtttttttgctcatctttttctatttgtttttaaaattttctgaAATTTGATTAATACTTTTGCATTGACACCTAATTAAAGCTGtactgaaaagtttttttttttagtattaaaAAATGCCGTTCgttgtataatttaaaaaaatatatttttcatttattatcttTTAAAATCTCATTTGTCAAACTTTTATCCTTTTTTTGCtgaaagagctcagtattgttcatttggtaatcttaccgattcgtcAAACTTTTATTCTAATATggcttaatatatatatatattttttataaaaaaaaatctataattcCCTCCTTAACTATTTATGTTACTCTTCCATTTGTGTcttgtacattttacataatattCTGCGCATTATAGCTTTAGTTGTGGTTAGATCACTATCGTGAATGTTTTGACTTGACCCACTGCCACAAGCAAATCTGACACAATTCTTATAGTAACACTGATACATAAACGTGAACCTTTTGCTCACTAGAGTCATGATgtgaaatttgacaaaaatcttGTCCTCCCAACTTCGGAATGGAGGCGAGTGCTTCCAAAATGTCTTCCTCTCACCTTGCTGAGTGATTTGTCCTGCTCCGGGAGATCTTCGTGCAGGAGATCAACCACCTGGACTTCCTCGAGACCCAAACACTTCTCCCGTTTCCGGGcgacttcctcctcctcttgcaCCTCCTCCTCCAGCACCGCGGCGCCATCGCCCGCCTGGCGTGTCTGCGTGTGGGTGGGCAGCGTGAGGCCGGTGGCGGTGCGGTGGCTGGAAAGGATCCGGTAGCGCTCGTCTCGCCGGAAGCCCAGCTTGGCGCTGCGCAGGTCCCCAAAGATGCGCTGCGAGCTGTTGGCGGACGGCCGCAGGGCGTGCGCCACACGGGGTCGGGCCAGGGCCTGGCGGACCTCCGTCTGCACAGGGGCATCCTGAAGAGAGGACACAGGGGTCACGGTGGTCAAACATTTTGAGGGGATTTTCTGTTTCAATTCTTGAATAATGTAattttcataattattatttggctaacattctcattttttaacgttttttttttaaaatgtaatgtttcAGTATTTTATTGGAATAAAATGCCAAATTAAGTGAAGTCAGTTAGTGCGTGTACATGCTTTAAGGTGTTTTTGCTTGTGTGAAAAACATTGTTGCCTTGGGTatgaaatgtgctttttttttttttaatcaaatactCATAAGGCCTAATaatttttcccaaaaaattCTCATGTTGCTGGCCACCTTTGTTATAATCCTTAGTTAAAGAAAAGTGATTTGATTCTACCCCTCAATTGAAActattaataaatattacattattaataaatataacagtgagTATTTGGTAAGGTTTTTCTTgtttactgaaaaaaatgacttggctATTATTTTATGAAGATGACCAAGGTGTCAACATTACGTCATAAAGATATCGCCCGCTGACGTCATTCGATGACGACTTCCCGGCTAACGGCTACAAGCAAAGCTAATAACTGTTCAACCTTACGGCGCGTCAGGTTAGAGAGCTACCTCGCATTTAGTGCGACAATTTCTCTTCCCTAGACGATAAAGTGACAACAGTCATGTTAGTAGAGTTTAAAGTGGTCTTTTTGCGTCTTTCTTTACGTCGTGTTGACGCTAGCCGACACCGCGGCCATCTTACCTGTGTCGCTACCGTTGCCACGAGTTTGAACACCGACTTCTCCACGTCGGCCTCGCCGGGCTCCGGTGCCGTCTCGCCAGGAGCCTGGTTAGTCTCCGGTCGGATGCGCTTGCAGGCGAGCAGCAAGGCGTCCGCCGGGTCAGTGCCCCGCTTTCGCTTAACACGCAGAATGGTGGCGTTGGGCTCCATGTTTGTTTGTCGCCTCGCCTGCGCGCGTGCTTTGACTGCCTGGCTCAGTCTGTGTTTGTCTCTTTGACGACGCCACGTGACACGAAAGCGCACACAGCCCCGCCCACCCGCGGGAGCGCGAGTGTTTGCTGTTCTACCAACAGTCTCGCCTAATAAGAATAAACTATTGAAATTGGAtggtgctttttaaaaaataaatgtgagacgTGAGCACGGGTTTTCACTCCACGTTTCTTCATCGCTGCTGTACGTTTTAAATCCAAATGTTATTTGAGTTTCTACCCGGACCCACATTGTGGTCAAGTCTGGcatgttttttgtgttattCTCAGTTTCTACCCGGACGTATATCGCAAGCGGACATTATTCGCCATACTGCTCATCTCATCAAAGtttgtttcattaaaatctATAAACCCGCTACTCTCTGAACTGCACACAAAACAGCGTGGCTTTAAGGTAAATTATATAGGTAAATGTCGTCATTTTGTTGATAGTGCATCATTTGCTCGTATCTCTTTTTACCCTAACTGCCGTCTAATGGTCATTTTATGAGTCTGGTTTGTTTTGCACACCTGCATGCACAATGGCGATGGCTGCACGGTCAGTGCAAACTGAACAGTAAAAACGTCGACAATGCAGACTATTTaagccaatgttttttttctttttctacgtGTATATTGCCTGATTAGACTTAATTATATATTTGCATACTTTCTCACTCACATTAACTCgcaaaaaaggtaaaataatagtaattttaAATCCCGTCATAATACAATGCCTAGTAGATTTGTAATTCACCTGCAATATACTTTTGCAGTAGGTCCTGACAATCTTCAACTTtaagtgtaaataaaaataaataaatctgtttgcatttttgtttggttattgttttattgtttaacaaatatgtatttagttatttttttaaacgttttattGAATGTAAATTACTGGATTTTGTTTTATGGAAAATATGGCTTAAAGGGAAAAGTATTACCCCTAAAAccaataataatcaataatttatttttttaagacaatgtCCTTATTGATTCATCCACCAGTACCACTGAAATAATAGGAAATGAATTGGAAAGGATTTATTTAATACCTTTCAATGAAACCAGGGGCCCTTCAaattttaatgtactgtatgttataGTTACATTTATTGGATTTTCCGAGTGTTCGTAGAGATGTCTCAGGACAGTCAACACGGCAAGTGGAGCGTCTCCAGCAGCGAAGACGACGACGGCGATGAGCTTCCTCCATCAATAAAGTCGTCCAAACCCCTTCAAATGACCGTGTCCGATCATGCCACCCTCTCTTCCCCCACCCTCAAAGTAGACGCCACCCCCTTGGTGGTAAAACCAGAGCCATTTCCGGTACCTGCACTCGTGGTTGGTTCTGAGGCCAGACAGCAGGCTGCAAAGAATCAGATAAACCCCGTCAAGTATGAGCCATCTCCATCTCTAGCCGGGAAAAGGAAGCTGGACGCGGCAGACGGCTCCGGCTGGGCGCTCTCTGacagcgatgatgatgatgatgatgcaaagAAGAAGAGTAACCCACCACCAGCAAGGAAGGCTCCCAGTCCCAAACGCAAGAAGGTGGTGGACAAACGCCCTCCCAGCCCCCACGGACGTGTCTACTACATTGACGAGCCCGACGACTTCTTCGAGTCCAGCGTTCCCTGCCTGGACGACATGTTTAGGTTCTACCTCAACAAGGTGACAGGCCTGGACAGGAAGTACAACAGCGGCGCGCTGCACATCAGAGGTGAGTGGAAGTCCATCTCGCTTTTTGGCTAAACCTTGCAATTCTGTATTCATGTTTATCTAATgataatgttttcttcttcagaCGTCCTCTCGCCATTATTCGGCACTTTAAAAGAATCCGTTCAGGTGAGCTTTcgatcaaaaaatcattttattgggTGGGGCGTCCCTATTTTTGTCCCTGCATACTGGAGgattatcttttttatttattttttattttttgggggggatttattattgatttattgttcATCGCATTGCTATTTTACCCTTTcattaaatgtactgtatttttgttattaaatgaattaaatattttactgtattaacattttctttttataaaatattttttcttttacacaaCATTTCCAAGTAACCTCAGAACCAACTCATCAATAattaatgtatatttaaaaaaacataataggAAACACATTGCAATCCTATGCTTATTACCAGTAAATAGATATGTAAAATTACACTATTCATCTCTTTTTCGACAGTTTAACTACTGCTTTGACCTAGCCTGGATGGTTCAGCAGTATCCTCCAGAGTTCAGGTGACTTCTCATCACAATGATGGCGTCAACAATGGTGACGCTCAGGTGAGCCtctctgccattttgtttttgcaattctTCTCAGGGATCGTCCCGTCCTGATCGTCCACGGGGACAAGCGGGAGGCCAAGGCTCGGCTGGTGCAGCAGGCTCAACCCTTCCCTCACATTCGCTTCTGCCAGGTACAAACGTAAATGTTGaactaaatttttttatttatttgaggtctggtgttcatttttttgtatttatttgttcacaACAACAGTCTTGTAAATACAGAATGAGTACCGATGAATATTTTTGCCCGACAGGCCAAACTGGACATCGCTTTTGGAACGCACCACACGTAAGAATGATTCACCATGAGCAGACCTTTTAAGATTACTGCAGTCTTGCATCCATAATCACACTAAATCAAATGAGTGGATTGATGAATTGCAGGAAGATGATGCTGCTGTGGTACGAAGAGGGCTTTCGAGTCATCATCCTAACCTCCAATCTCATCCGAGCCGACTGGTACCAGAAGACgcaggggtgtgtcacttttgcTCCTTATAGAACTTGAGCTCACGTCTTAATCGTGCCCTCGTTCTCTCCCAGGATGTGGATGAGTCCTCTGTTTCCACGGTTACCAAAAGGCAGCAGCGACACTTGCGGCGAGTCGCCCACATTTTTCAAGAGGGACCTGCTGGAATATTTGGCATCCTATCGGGCGCCCGAGTTGGAAGAGTGGATCCAGCGGATCAAAGAGCACAACCTCTCGGAGACCAGGCACGTCTTGTTGcagaaatgcacacacacacacacacacacacgaacgcaGAGGACACCATTTGAGGAACATTTCGTGAGGCTTTAAAATGAGGCATTGTGTCTATTAGACAGCACAGCCAGCGATTAATTCGGGAGTTTCATCTACAAGAGATGAAGCCactatttttggaaaaatttgGTCTTTATGTCTGGTAAAGCAGCGACCACTATTTTCGGGAAATTAAGCATTTATTAGAAGTTGGGCATTTAGTttaggaattttcattttagttacttttgatttagtttttagttttaattagttttctgggtggttctgttagtttttattagttttagttatgcTCAGTTTCagtgttagtaaaaaaaaaagtgtattacttgtgcacaatatttaatggtaaaattagaaaaataacacatttcttacctaatgTTGCATTTCGGCTAAGAGCCAATGTCAAGCATAGGAGCTTCATCATCTGAagttgcttttctattggctgctgctcgatgacatcacttctgccTGACACACTTTCAGACGTCCTttttccggttaatatcaaaataaatatatgtaaaatcATCCCCATAGGCTCATGCGTTAAACTAATTATCAAAGTCTAAATgtaggacattttcactataattatatttagttttgtaaacataaaacacagTTTCAGTCAGTTTTCGTTttgaaaaaagcattttcgtttttattttattttgttgacgaAATTGTTTATAGAATTTTAGTTtaagttttttcgttagttgaCTTTGCTCTGGTCTGTGTGTGGTCAGGGTGTATCTGGTGGGCTCCACTCCTGGCAGATATGTGGGGCCAGATATGGAGCGCTGGGGCCACCTGAGGCTCAggaaggtaaaaacaaaaacatcatctCGCATTTGTTTGGATGATTGCCATCAACGTCTCCCTGGTTGGCAGTTGCTTTACGAGCACACCGACTGCATCCCCGGCGAGGAGCAGTGGCCTGTGGTGGGCCAGTTTTCCAGCATCGGCTCCATGGGGGTGGACAAGACCAAGTGGCTGGCGGGGGAGTTCCAGCGCACTTTCACCACGCTGGGAAAATCATCTGTGCGGCCCAGCCCCGCTGTTCACTTGGTATGCTCCGTCGCCATTGAAGTACTGAAATATTGATGTGCCTTTTAAAAGATTTTGAGAatggcaaattaaaaaaattaataaataatcacCTGTAACAGTTAtaaagtgcattttaggttcatcttgAAATGTTACTTGACAGGCCAATATCTCTAATAATAACCAACAACGACCGCATACCCTCTTCTGTTTAGTAAGTTATTTCTTTTGCAGTTGTAT
This portion of the Vanacampus margaritifer isolate UIUO_Vmar chromosome 4, RoL_Vmar_1.0, whole genome shotgun sequence genome encodes:
- the slc7a6os gene encoding putative RNA polymerase II nuclear localization protein SLC7A6OS isoform X1, which gives rise to MEPNATILRVKRKRGTDPADALLLACKRIRPETNQAPGETAPEPGEADVEKSVFKLVATVATQDAPVQTEVRQALARPRVAHALRPSANSSQRIFGDLRSAKLGFRRDERYRILSSHRTATGLTLPTHTQTRQAGDGAAVLEEEVQEEEEVARKREKCLGLEEVQVVDLLHEDLPEQDKSLSKSDPDVILCNNTKMLREHLCINEQRRRRPHGDGNVEDVDADYVYDLYYQETPGWIHDILSVRAYADHAQLVPEEEAREEEAYDDEDDENEEGNWRNDYPEDESDDGDREERYGHDWDEDDNEEGDEGSSCRRSWQRYQRELLQQLDHHQDHRTDLDDDDDTDKYDSD
- the slc7a6os gene encoding putative RNA polymerase II nuclear localization protein SLC7A6OS isoform X2, encoding MEPNATILRVKRKRGTDPADALLLACKRIRPETNQAPGETAPEPGEADVEKSVFKLVATVATQDAPVQTEVRQALARPRVAHALRPSANSSQRIFGDLRSAKLGFRRDERYRILSSHRTATGLTLPTHTQTRQAGDGAAVLEEEVQEEEEVARKREKCLGLEEVQVVDLLHEDLPEQDKSLSKQSDPDVILCNNTKMLREHLCINEQRRRRPHGDGNVEDVDADYVYDLYYQETPGWIHDILSVRAYADHAQLVPEEEAREEEAYDDEDDENEEGNWRNDYPEDESDDGDREERYGHDWDEDDNEEGDEGSSCRRSWQRYQRELLQQLDHHQDHRTDLDDDDDTDKYDSD
- the tdp1 gene encoding tyrosyl-DNA phosphodiesterase 1, whose product is MSQDSQHGKWSVSSSEDDDGDELPPSIKSSKPLQMTVSDHATLSSPTLKVDATPLVVKPEPFPVPALVVGSEARQQAAKNQINPVKYEPSPSLAGKRKLDAADGSGWALSDSDDDDDDAKKKSNPPPARKAPSPKRKKVVDKRPPSPHGRVYYIDEPDDFFESSVPCLDDMFRFYLNKVTGLDRKYNSGALHIRDVLSPLFGTLKESVQFNYCFDLAWMVQQYPPEFRDRPVLIVHGDKREAKARLVQQAQPFPHIRFCQAKLDIAFGTHHTKMMLLWYEEGFRVIILTSNLIRADWYQKTQGMWMSPLFPRLPKGSSDTCGESPTFFKRDLLEYLASYRAPELEEWIQRIKEHNLSETRVYLVGSTPGRYVGPDMERWGHLRLRKLLYEHTDCIPGEEQWPVVGQFSSIGSMGVDKTKWLAGEFQRTFTTLGKSSVRPSPAVHLLYPSVEDVRMSLEGYPAGGSLPYSIQTAQKQLWLHSYFHRWKADATGRTHAMPHIKTYMRASPDFTQLAWFLVTSANLSKAAWGALEKNNTQVMVRSYELGVLYVPSAFNMKTFPVRKNPFPVTSSSSGFPVPFDLPPTCYTPKDQPWIWNIPYSQAPDTHGNVWVPS